One Thermoanaerobacter pseudethanolicus ATCC 33223 genomic window, AGAACTTCACCATATAAAAAAAGAAAACATTGGACTTATAGAAGTTATGGGATTAGCAGTTTTGCCAGGAAGGCTGAAATTTGAGTTGGAGGAAATTATTAAGTTTTTAATAGGGGAAGAAAAATTTAGCCCATACTTGTATGGTGAAAGCAGTCCTTTATACAAACATATTCAATGGATTGAAGAATTACTTTTAAAATATGGTACTAACTGCACTCGAGAAGAAGCCGAAAATTATATAAAACAGGAGGTTGGAAACAAATTTTTGAAGGTTCTTTTAGATGCAGGAGTTTTTAAAAGAGATGAAAAAGGGAAAAAAGGCTTTGAAAGATTTATGAAAACAGTAGGTTTTGAAAAAATAGATATGAAAGGAGACCTTAAATGAAAACGGCTGTAATTGAGGCACTTGAAAAATTCTACGGTAAAAATGATGCTGAAATAAGGCTTTTCTATTCTCCGGGACGAGTAAATCTAATAGGGGAGCATACAGATTACAATGGAGGTTATGTATTTCCTTGTGCCCTTGACTTTGGAACATATGCTGCGATTAGAAAAAGAAATGACAAAAAAGTCTTCATGGCTTCTTTAAATTTCGATTTAAAGGTGGAAGTAGACCTTGATGCATTTATTTATGATAAAAGCCATGATTGGGCCAACTACCCGAAAGGGGTTTTAAAAGTACTACAGGATGAGGGGTATGACTTTTCTGGATTTGAAATTGTGTTTGAAGGGAACATTCCAAATGGTGCTGGACTTTCCTCATCTGCTTCAATAGAGCTGGTTACTGCTGTTGCAGTGAATGAAGTTTTCAATTTAAATATTGACAGAATAAAATTGGTGAAATTGTGTCAAAAAGCAGAAAATACTTTTGTTGGGGTAAATTGTGGCATAATGGACCAATTTGCTGTTGGAATGGGTAAAAAAGACCATGCAATTTTATTAAAAAGCGATACATTAGAGTATTCATACGTGCCTTTGAAGTTAGAAGGTTATAAAATTTTGATAACAAATACAAATAAAAGGAGAGGGCTCTTGGATTCGAAATATAATGAAAGAAGAAGTGAATGTGAAAAGGCCCTTTCATATCTTCAAAAGGCTTTGCCTGTAAAAAATCTATCTGAAATTACAATTGAACAATTTGAAGAATACAAAGATTTGATACCTGACGAAGTGCTTAGAAAAAGGGCAAAACATGTTATAACTGAAAATAAAAGAGTTTTAGATGCAGTAAAAGCACTTAATGATAAAGACTTAATCAAATTTGGAGAATTAATGATTGAATCTCACAATTCTTTGAGAGATGATTACGAAGTTACAGGGAAAGAACTGGACACTTTGGTAGAAGAAGCGTTAAAATTAAAGGGAGTAATAGGTTCCCGTATGACTGGAG contains:
- a CDS encoding galactokinase, translated to MKTAVIEALEKFYGKNDAEIRLFYSPGRVNLIGEHTDYNGGYVFPCALDFGTYAAIRKRNDKKVFMASLNFDLKVEVDLDAFIYDKSHDWANYPKGVLKVLQDEGYDFSGFEIVFEGNIPNGAGLSSSASIELVTAVAVNEVFNLNIDRIKLVKLCQKAENTFVGVNCGIMDQFAVGMGKKDHAILLKSDTLEYSYVPLKLEGYKILITNTNKRRGLLDSKYNERRSECEKALSYLQKALPVKNLSEITIEQFEEYKDLIPDEVLRKRAKHVITENKRVLDAVKALNDKDLIKFGELMIESHNSLRDDYEVTGKELDTLVEEALKLKGVIGSRMTGAGFGGCTVSIVKEDAVEEFIKVVTHNYTQKIGYRPTVYITGIGEGAGEIKY